In Dioscorea cayenensis subsp. rotundata cultivar TDr96_F1 chromosome 11, TDr96_F1_v2_PseudoChromosome.rev07_lg8_w22 25.fasta, whole genome shotgun sequence, a single genomic region encodes these proteins:
- the LOC120272433 gene encoding phytochrome-interacting ankyrin-repeat protein 2-like: MLLPLPMMLDSISLLSNLRVFGPGLNPFAPFGMGNYTLDHLELESRRFLVSRRIFKQRSKERDDRGWTLLHIGARKGDLKEVKRLLDEGMDVNVPALGPKSQGVTPLHLAAEGGHLKVMDELLERGADIDARTKGACGWTPLHSAAKTRNKKAVKFLVENGAFLPPDMNDNRFNPPLHYCPGLEWAYEIKRQQDESLSGGDSSTVSSEN; the protein is encoded by the exons ATGCTCTTACCTTTGCCGATGATGCTGGATTCCATCTCGTTGCTCTCCAATCTTCGCGTCTTCGGCCCCGGTCTCAATCCCTTTGCGCCCTTCGGCATGGGGAATTACACCCTCGACC ATCTGGAGCTAGAGTCGCGGCGCTTCTTGGTCAGCAGGAGGATCTTCAAGCAGAGATCGAAGGAAAGGGATGATCGTGGATGGACCCTGCTCCACATCGGTGCTCGAAAGGGCGATCTCAAGGag gTGAAGAGACTTCTGGATGAAGGTATGGATGTCAATGTGCCTGCATTGGGTCCTAAGTCACAAGGTGTGACTCCTCTCCATTTAGCTGCTGAAGGTGGACACCTCAAAGTTATGGACGAATTACTAGAGCGCGGAGCAGATATTGATGCCAGAACAAAGGGGGCCTGTGGCT GGACACCTCTCCACAGTGCTGCAAAGACGAGAAATAAGAAGGCTGTGAAATTCTTAGTGGAGAATGGTGCTTTCTTACCCCCAGACATGAATGACAACAGGTTCAACCCACCACTCCACTACTGCCCTGGCCTTGAATGGGCCTATGAGATTAAGCGCCAACAGGATGAAAGCCTCTCAGGTGGGGATAGTTCGACAGTTAGCTCTGAGAACTAA
- the LOC120271941 gene encoding F-box/kelch-repeat protein SKIP25, giving the protein MPEAPQLPSPSPSPSSQRAKRPKNSPPEIAGDVEEEGGGGVDQQALLPGLPDHLSQQCLSLLPPSFLFSVCRSWRRLLYSPCFPPFLSLYALLSHSNPSSFPSPDSKLDLDPIGFNAFDPISATWTPLPPPPPDALLRRLLLRHPSFIARNFPVQSVSAGDHLVVIAGTTDHLLPALSHPIAFHPSSGRWLLGPPFPSPRRWCVAGAASGAVYLASGVGSGYSTEIARSAERWDLRRRGAAWEAVASLRDSKFSREAVEAVASNGKLCMVNLRGRGPKYGAVYDIESDRWEEMPTGLLAGWTGPAAADDESGGPIFVADEASGELRCYSWEADTWRVVIKSELLKGAAQMACAGGKVCVASSVGDAAIVVDVRRSLGKIWTVDPPLGMRIMALHILPRMSWAQS; this is encoded by the coding sequence ATGCCCGAAGCCCCGCAGTTGCCGTCGCCGTCGCCGTCGCCGTCGTCGCAGAGAGCCAAGCGTCCCAAGAACTCACCGCCAGAGATCGCCGGAgatgtagaagaagaaggaggaggaggagtagATCAACAGGCTTTGCTTCCAGGGCTCCCTGACCACTTATCCCAGCAGTGCCTTTCCCTTCTCCCCCCATCCTTTCTCTTCTCCGTTTGCCGTTCATGGCGCCGCCTTCTCTACTCCCCTTGCTTCCCCCCTTTCCTTTCCCTCTACGCACTCCTCTCCCACTCTAACCCTAGCTCCTTCCCGTCCCCCGATTCCAAACTGGATCTCGACCCGATCGGCTTCAACGCCTTCGATCCAATCTCCGCCACCTGGACGCCACTCCCGCCCCCACCGCCAGACGCTCTCCTTCGTCGTCTCCTCCTACGACATCCCTCCTTCATAGCCCGCAACTTCCCAGTCCAATCCGTCTCCGCCGGAGACCATCTCGTCGTCATCGCTGGCACTACTGACCATCTCCTACCAGCCCTCTCCCACCCGATCGCCTTTCATCCCTCATCCGGTCGCTGGCTTCTCGGCCCACCCTTCCCCTCCCCTCGCCGTTGGTGCGTCGCAGGGGCCGCCTCAGGAGCTGTCTACCTTGCCAGTGGCGTCGGCTCCGGGTACAGCACTGAGATCGCTAGGTCAGCGGAGAGATGGGATCTACGTCGGCGCGGGGCGGCATGGGAGGCGGTGGCGTCCCTCCGGGACAGCAAGTTCAGCCGAGAAGCCGTGGAGGCGGTGGCCTCGAACGGGAAACTATGCATGGTGAACCTCCGAGGCCGAGGTCCTAAATACGGAGCCGTCTATGATATCGAATCCGATCGGTGGGAGGAGATGCCGACGGGGTTGCTAGCAGGATGGACTGGGCCGGCCGCCGCCGATGATGAATCCGGTGGACCGATCTTCGTTGCCGACGAGGCTAGTGGGGAGTTGAGGTGTTATTCGTGGGAGGCGGACACGTGGAGGGTGGTGATTAAATCGGAACTGTTGAAAGGAGCCGCTCAGATGGCCTGCGCGGGAGGGAAGGTTTGCGTGGCTAGCAGTGTAGGAGATGCCGCCATAGTGGTGGACGTGAGGAGATCGCTAGGGAAGATCTGGACCGTTGATCCGCCTCTTGGGATGCGAATCATGGCGCTACACATATTGCCAAGAATGAGCTGGGCACAATCATAA